One window from the genome of Drosophila albomicans strain 15112-1751.03 chromosome 2L, ASM965048v2, whole genome shotgun sequence encodes:
- the LOC117565981 gene encoding bis(5'-nucleosyl)-tetraphosphatase [asymmetrical]: protein MGKRAAGFVLFRRLCGQIEYLLLKASYGDFHWSAPKGHVDPGEDDFTTARRETKEEAGYDEKDLIIYRDKQVTLNYEVKGKQKIVIYWLAELRDPNQPVVLSEEHTEYKWLAKEAAKECAKYKDYQGMIDNFHVMILEMDKNKADCP from the exons ATGGGAAAGAGAGCTGCAGGATTCGTTCTTTTCAGGCGCCTGTGTGggcaaattgaatatttattattgaaagcTTCATATGGTGACTTCCATTGGAGTGCGCCCAAAGGTCACGTTGATCCTGGCGAAGACGACTTCACAACTGCTCGCCGCGAAACCAAAGAAGAAGCCGG TTATGACGAAAAggatttaattatttaccgTGATAAGCAAGTTACACTCAATTACGAGGTCAAGGGTAAGCAAAAGATTGTTATTTACTGGCTAGCGGAGCTTCGGGATCCTAATCAACCTGTGGTGCTTTCTGAGGAGCATACCGAGTATAAATGGCTGGCCAAGGAGGCGGCAAAAGAATGCGCTAAATATAAGGACTACCAAGGAATGATTGATAATTTCCATGTAATGATACTAGAAATGGATAAGAATAAAGCTGACTGTCCctaa